From Desulfosoma caldarium, the proteins below share one genomic window:
- a CDS encoding NAD(P)H-dependent glycerol-3-phosphate dehydrogenase, producing the protein MEEHIGVIGAGSWGTTLAHLLAEKGFSVSLWVYEKDLAETIQKTKENTLYLPGFSLSERIMPSGNIEEVIRHRSLLVMVVPSHVYRSVALQMVPHLQENAVIVSATKGIENETLLTMSGIWKEILPESLGIRVVTLAGPSFAREVMQKTPTAVTVAAEDRETARKVQHVFHTPYFRVYTSPDKVGVELAGALKNVIAIAAGVCDGLGYGLNTRAALITRGLAEITRLGVRMGAHPLTFAGLSGIGDLLLTCTGDLSRNRTVGFRLGRGETLQEILADMRMVAEGIRTCTSVYELAKKLHVDMPICEQMYQILHENKNPRQAVWDLMERDLKSELEFPLP; encoded by the coding sequence ATAGAGGAGCACATTGGAGTGATCGGCGCCGGCAGTTGGGGAACCACGCTGGCGCATCTTCTTGCCGAAAAGGGCTTTTCGGTGTCTTTATGGGTCTATGAAAAGGATCTGGCTGAAACCATTCAAAAAACCAAGGAAAATACACTTTATCTTCCGGGTTTTTCTCTGAGCGAACGGATCATGCCGTCAGGGAACATCGAGGAGGTGATCCGACATCGGTCCCTGCTGGTGATGGTGGTCCCTTCCCACGTCTACCGCTCTGTGGCCCTGCAAATGGTCCCTCACCTTCAGGAAAACGCCGTCATTGTTTCCGCCACCAAAGGCATCGAAAACGAAACCTTGCTCACCATGTCCGGAATCTGGAAAGAAATTCTTCCCGAATCCTTGGGCATTCGCGTGGTAACGCTGGCCGGGCCTTCCTTTGCTCGAGAAGTGATGCAAAAAACGCCCACGGCGGTTACGGTGGCCGCAGAAGATCGGGAGACGGCTCGGAAGGTTCAGCATGTTTTTCACACGCCCTATTTTCGGGTGTACACGAGCCCGGACAAGGTGGGCGTGGAACTGGCGGGTGCTCTAAAAAACGTGATCGCCATTGCGGCGGGCGTCTGCGACGGCCTGGGTTACGGCCTCAATACTCGAGCCGCTCTCATCACGCGAGGCCTTGCGGAAATCACCCGCTTGGGGGTTCGCATGGGAGCGCATCCCCTGACCTTTGCCGGGCTTTCGGGCATCGGGGATCTTTTGCTGACTTGCACCGGAGACCTGAGCCGCAACCGCACGGTGGGTTTTCGCCTTGGACGCGGCGAAACGCTGCAGGAAATTCTGGCCGACATGCGAATGGTGGCCGAGGGCATTCGCACATGCACCTCCGTCTATGAATTGGCCAAAAAGCTTCACGTGGATATGCCCATCTGCGAGCAGATGTATCAAATTCTGCATGAAAACAAGAATCCCCGCCAGGCCGTTTGGGACCTCATGGAAAGAGATCTCAAATCGGAACTGGAGTTTCCATTGCCGTGA
- a CDS encoding sensor histidine kinase: MTMNREALEHMGARVREKKAAYERYNFERLQEEAFATFFDLAQEYTSLENLYLICVTVPKEFFRLESRLYVLDNKTGRLVMVCTSTDGVVQAQDSSQTVPALSDRIAETDHSYLLPIRGNVALTQWLPFGGQSPILGLFEIYPKEQVDEKGLFFLEKFSNRIGYNLHQKLLLQQNIQHIKFINQLVSDIEHNVISPNLYYKLFLIRLKKSIDEYRKLQEDLRDLIMFTQTKDSNLCRELCELYHGLATRNDALEEEYQSLKKHYEHTSLFLETLLRRDHFEKGTYVLRRQPCNFRTEIIQPILDRYKAVLAKTGIHVDNRLEDIPDEEVTLFVDKGLISQVFDNLFSNAVKYTREVEDARGQKIKFISYHRKILKNYFGEGVHGVQFSIFTTGQPLSKEEAKRLFDEGFRASNVGREKGTGHGLHFVKNVVEIHGGEVGCEPKKYGNTIYFILPIKEPHQVSAPETA, from the coding sequence ATGACAATGAATAGGGAGGCCCTTGAGCACATGGGGGCGCGGGTGCGCGAAAAAAAAGCGGCCTATGAGCGCTACAACTTTGAACGCCTTCAGGAAGAGGCCTTTGCCACCTTTTTTGACCTGGCCCAGGAATACACCAGCCTGGAAAACCTTTACCTGATCTGCGTCACGGTGCCCAAAGAGTTCTTCCGTCTCGAAAGCCGCCTCTATGTACTGGACAACAAAACAGGTCGACTGGTAATGGTCTGCACCAGCACGGACGGGGTGGTCCAAGCCCAGGATTCCTCCCAAACCGTGCCGGCCCTGTCTGACAGAATTGCAGAAACGGACCATTCCTATCTTCTTCCCATACGAGGCAACGTCGCTTTGACCCAGTGGCTTCCCTTTGGCGGCCAAAGCCCCATTCTCGGACTTTTTGAAATCTACCCCAAAGAACAGGTGGACGAAAAAGGCCTTTTTTTTCTGGAAAAGTTCAGCAATCGCATCGGGTACAATCTCCATCAAAAGTTACTTCTTCAACAAAATATTCAACACATCAAATTTATCAATCAGCTGGTTTCTGATATTGAGCACAACGTCATATCCCCGAACCTCTACTACAAGTTGTTCCTTATTAGGTTGAAAAAATCCATCGACGAGTACAGAAAACTTCAGGAAGACCTTCGTGACCTCATCATGTTCACGCAGACCAAGGACAGTAACCTGTGTCGAGAGTTGTGCGAATTGTATCACGGCTTGGCCACTCGCAACGACGCACTGGAAGAAGAGTACCAATCCCTTAAAAAGCATTACGAGCACACGAGCCTTTTCCTGGAAACCTTGTTGCGGCGAGATCATTTTGAAAAGGGCACGTATGTTTTGCGGCGTCAGCCGTGCAATTTTCGAACAGAGATCATTCAGCCCATTTTGGATCGTTACAAGGCTGTGTTGGCCAAAACCGGCATTCATGTAGACAATCGGTTGGAGGATATACCGGACGAAGAAGTGACGCTTTTTGTGGACAAGGGGCTGATTTCCCAAGTGTTTGACAATCTCTTTTCCAACGCCGTCAAGTACACGCGCGAGGTGGAGGATGCGCGGGGGCAAAAGATCAAATTTATTTCCTATCATCGAAAGATTCTGAAGAATTACTTTGGAGAGGGTGTGCATGGGGTTCAGTTTAGCATCTTTACCACCGGGCAACCCCTTTCCAAGGAAGAGGCCAAAAGGCTTTTTGACGAAGGGTTTCGCGCCTCCAACGTGGGTCGAGAGAAAGGCACGGGTCACGGTTTGCATTTTGTCAAAAACGTGGTGGAAATTCACGGTGGCGAAGTGGGGTGCGAACCTAAGAAGTATGGGAACACCATCTATTTCATTCTTCCCATTAAAGAACCCCACCAGGTTTCTGCGCCCGAGACGGCCTAG
- the gyrA gene encoding DNA gyrase subunit A produces the protein MSLPTVNIEDEIKLSYLDYAMSVIIGRALPDVRDGLKPVHRRVLYAMYELKNDYNKPYKKSARIVGDVIGKYHPHGDAAVYDTIVRMAQDFSMRYPLVDGQGNFGSIDGDPPAAMRYTEIRMARLAHEFLQDIEKETVDFLPNYDNSLMEPSVLPTRVPNLLLNGASGIAVGMATNIPPHNIKELCLGLQWLLRKPETSLKELMRHIPGPDFPTGGFIVGIEGIQEAYATGRGLIRVRGRVEIEETARRRQILITELPFQVNKARLLERIAELVKEKKIQGIQDIRDESSREGMRIVLSLKSGANPQVVENQLYKFTAVESTFGVTLLAVVNNRPELLDLKALLQHFLDFRRQVVERRTRYDLQQAEKRAHILEGLKKALEHLDDVIQWIRTSPSPAVAKERLMNFLELSEVQAQAILDMRLQRLTALEREKILNEYEELLKAIERYRAILASPALVDELIHQELQEIIETYGDGRRTVILSETQDVSLEDLIDEKEVVVTISHAGYVKRTPVDTYRSQRRGGKGRTAMSIREEDFVRALFTASTHDHLLVFTSQGRVYWLKVYAIPEVGPASMGKAIVNLLPLQDGEKVATVMPVKKFDQDGFVVMATKKGVVKKTELRAFGNPRSNGIRAIGINEGDELIAACLTDGSKDLFFMSRSGKCIRIREETVRPMGRDARGVKAMKLAGSTLVGMDTIEEGSSMLVVTRKGFGKRTASSEYRVQGRGGQGVLNLRVTDKNGEVVAFRQVHHDDEVLLITNTGRLIRLKVQDIREMGRSTQGVKLMDLGASEEIVDVAVVAELDEGESGQ, from the coding sequence ATGAGTTTACCCACTGTCAATATCGAGGATGAAATCAAGCTCTCGTACCTCGATTACGCCATGAGCGTCATCATCGGGCGGGCTTTGCCCGATGTGCGTGACGGCTTAAAGCCCGTGCATCGGCGCGTGCTTTACGCCATGTACGAACTGAAAAACGATTACAACAAACCTTACAAGAAATCTGCGCGTATCGTGGGGGATGTCATCGGTAAGTATCACCCTCACGGCGATGCCGCCGTTTATGATACCATCGTGCGCATGGCCCAGGACTTTTCCATGCGTTATCCCCTGGTAGATGGACAGGGAAATTTCGGCTCCATTGACGGAGACCCACCGGCGGCCATGCGTTACACCGAAATTCGCATGGCGCGGCTGGCCCACGAGTTTCTGCAGGACATTGAAAAAGAAACCGTGGATTTTCTGCCCAACTATGACAACTCCCTCATGGAACCCTCCGTCCTTCCCACTCGAGTACCCAATCTGCTATTGAACGGAGCGTCCGGCATTGCTGTGGGCATGGCCACCAACATTCCGCCCCATAACATCAAGGAACTGTGCCTCGGCCTTCAGTGGCTGCTTCGAAAACCGGAAACCAGTCTCAAGGAACTGATGCGCCACATTCCGGGACCCGACTTTCCCACAGGAGGATTTATTGTGGGCATAGAAGGGATTCAGGAAGCCTACGCCACAGGTCGAGGGCTCATTCGCGTGCGGGGTCGCGTGGAAATCGAAGAGACGGCAAGGCGCCGCCAGATCCTCATCACGGAACTGCCCTTTCAGGTCAACAAGGCCAGACTTTTGGAGCGCATTGCCGAACTGGTGAAGGAAAAAAAGATTCAGGGCATACAGGACATTCGGGATGAATCCAGCCGGGAAGGGATGCGCATCGTGCTGTCCCTCAAGTCTGGAGCAAACCCCCAGGTGGTCGAAAACCAGCTCTACAAGTTCACGGCCGTGGAATCCACGTTTGGCGTCACTTTGTTGGCGGTGGTCAATAACCGGCCGGAACTGCTGGACCTCAAAGCCCTTCTGCAGCATTTTCTGGATTTTCGTCGCCAGGTGGTGGAGCGGCGCACGCGCTACGATTTGCAGCAGGCGGAAAAAAGGGCCCATATTTTAGAAGGTCTGAAAAAGGCTCTGGAACACCTGGATGATGTCATTCAATGGATTCGCACGTCGCCCAGTCCAGCAGTGGCCAAGGAAAGATTGATGAATTTTCTGGAGCTGAGCGAGGTGCAGGCGCAGGCCATTCTAGACATGCGTCTGCAGAGGCTCACGGCTCTGGAGAGGGAAAAAATCCTCAACGAATACGAAGAGCTTTTGAAGGCGATCGAACGCTATCGAGCCATTTTGGCGTCCCCTGCCTTGGTGGATGAATTGATCCATCAGGAACTTCAAGAAATCATCGAAACTTACGGCGACGGGCGACGCACTGTGATCCTTTCCGAGACCCAGGATGTTTCTCTCGAAGATCTCATCGACGAAAAGGAGGTGGTGGTAACCATTTCCCATGCGGGCTACGTGAAAAGGACACCCGTGGACACCTATCGCAGTCAGAGGCGAGGGGGCAAGGGACGCACGGCCATGAGTATTCGAGAAGAAGACTTTGTGCGGGCCCTTTTCACGGCTTCTACCCATGACCACCTGTTGGTGTTCACCTCCCAAGGCCGCGTCTATTGGCTCAAGGTCTATGCCATTCCCGAAGTGGGTCCCGCTTCCATGGGCAAGGCCATTGTGAACCTGCTGCCTTTGCAGGATGGCGAAAAGGTGGCCACGGTCATGCCGGTGAAGAAATTCGACCAAGACGGTTTTGTGGTCATGGCCACGAAAAAGGGTGTGGTTAAAAAAACAGAACTGAGAGCCTTTGGCAATCCTCGCAGCAACGGCATCCGCGCCATCGGTATCAATGAAGGCGACGAACTCATTGCCGCCTGCTTGACGGACGGGTCCAAGGACTTGTTCTTTATGAGTCGAAGCGGAAAGTGTATTCGCATTCGCGAAGAAACCGTGCGGCCTATGGGCAGGGACGCTCGAGGCGTCAAGGCCATGAAATTGGCGGGCAGCACCCTTGTGGGCATGGACACCATTGAGGAAGGCTCGTCCATGCTGGTGGTGACGCGCAAGGGATTTGGCAAGAGAACCGCCTCTTCGGAATACAGGGTTCAGGGCCGAGGTGGCCAGGGCGTTTTGAACCTGCGCGTGACAGACAAGAACGGAGAGGTGGTGGCTTTTCGCCAGGTTCACCACGACGATGAAGTGCTTTTGATCACCAACACAGGGCGACTTATTCGCCTCAAAGTGCAAGACATTCGGGAAATGGGACGATCCACGCAGGGCGTCAAGCTTATGGATCTGGGCGCCTCGGAAGAGATTGTCGATGTGGCCGTGGTGGCGGAATTGGATGAAGGGGAGTCGGGCCAGTGA
- the dnaN gene encoding DNA polymerase III subunit beta, with protein sequence MKFTVNREVLQSGLQKVVGITDQKRASMQVLTHVLVEAAVNENRLSLSATDLNLSVQTSVEADVVSPGQTTVSARKFLESVKELRHEALHCELLDNARLSVKAGTVNYALATIPAADFPYLETITPEKTCPLDVETLRRGLESTVYAVPQDEDAISVSGMFWHPVAEDRLRLVSSDGHRLAMNEISFPSKAFFGDVQGVVVPRKGVQEIIRLLEKTDAVQGALHENRLIVQTPDTHLMVLLLEEAFPKYEAIIPEAVEGFVEVPRADLQAALRRMAVVSDASSMHVRFMMSRDLLGLEAGSVEHGTAYEEISVEYSGKNFAIAFNIRYVMDVIQSFTGPTVRVEWVDEYHGGIFRDPDDPGIFALIMPMMV encoded by the coding sequence ATGAAGTTTACGGTGAATCGGGAAGTGCTGCAATCGGGCTTGCAGAAAGTGGTTGGCATTACGGACCAGAAGCGCGCCAGCATGCAGGTGCTCACGCATGTGTTAGTGGAAGCCGCGGTCAATGAAAATCGACTCTCGCTTTCAGCCACAGATCTTAACCTGAGCGTGCAAACCAGCGTTGAAGCAGATGTGGTGTCTCCCGGACAAACCACGGTTTCGGCGCGAAAGTTTTTGGAAAGTGTCAAAGAACTTCGCCATGAAGCGCTGCACTGTGAATTGCTGGATAATGCTCGCTTGAGTGTGAAAGCGGGCACGGTGAACTATGCCTTGGCCACCATTCCTGCGGCGGACTTTCCTTATTTGGAAACCATCACGCCGGAAAAGACGTGCCCCTTGGATGTGGAAACCCTACGCCGGGGTTTGGAAAGCACCGTGTATGCGGTGCCTCAGGACGAGGATGCCATCAGCGTTTCGGGCATGTTTTGGCACCCTGTGGCGGAGGACCGGCTGCGTCTGGTTAGCTCCGATGGGCATCGCTTGGCTATGAACGAAATTTCTTTTCCTTCAAAGGCCTTTTTTGGTGATGTTCAGGGCGTTGTGGTGCCTCGCAAGGGGGTTCAGGAAATCATTCGGCTTTTGGAAAAAACCGACGCCGTTCAGGGCGCTTTGCATGAAAACCGCCTCATTGTGCAAACGCCGGACACGCACCTCATGGTGCTTCTTCTCGAGGAAGCCTTTCCCAAATACGAAGCGATCATTCCCGAGGCGGTGGAAGGGTTCGTGGAAGTACCTAGGGCGGATCTGCAAGCCGCTCTGCGTCGCATGGCCGTGGTCAGTGATGCCTCGTCGATGCACGTCCGCTTCATGATGTCGCGGGACCTGCTGGGGTTAGAAGCCGGCAGTGTGGAGCATGGAACGGCCTATGAAGAGATCTCTGTGGAGTATTCCGGAAAAAACTTCGCCATTGCCTTTAACATTCGCTACGTCATGGACGTGATTCAAAGCTTTACGGGGCCCACGGTGCGTGTGGAATGGGTGGACGAATACCACGGAGGCATCTTTCGAGATCCGGACGATCCCGGAATTTTCGCCCTCATCATGCCCATGATGGTCTAG
- a CDS encoding formate--tetrahydrofolate ligase, which yields MPYDPTKMADWQISEEAEKNMPTPDQWRDKLGLEKDEVIPIGRLCRLNFMKIMERLKDKPDGKYIEVTAITPTPLGEGKSTTSLGLMEGLGKRGKNVGGCLRQPSGGPTMNIKGTAAGGGNALLIPMTEFSMGLTGDINNIVNAHNLAMVALTARMQHERNYTDEQLQRLTRMRRLDIDPTRVEMGWVIDFCAQSLRNIVIGLGGRYDGYTMQSKFGIAVSSEIMAILSIVRDLADLRDRMSKITVAFDKRGNPVTTGDLEVAGAMTAWMVDSINPTLCSTAEYQPCMVHAGPFANIAVGQSSIIGDRVGLKLFDYHVTESGFGADIGFEKFWNVKCRFSGLKPHVSVLTTTVRALKMHGGGPKVVAGLPLPEEYTKEDVALVEKGVANMVHHINTIRKSGMNPVVCINAFHTDTKDEIAVVRKAAEAAGARCAVSEHWLKGGEGALELADAVIEACEQSSEFKFLYPLEMKLRDRVELIAKEVYGADGVAWQPDAEAKAKMLESDPKYADFATMMVKTHLSLTHDPSIKGVPKGWVLPIRDVLIYSGAKFLCPCAGTISLMPGTSSDPAFRRVDVDVKTGKVTGLF from the coding sequence ATGCCGTACGATCCGACCAAAATGGCAGATTGGCAGATTTCGGAAGAAGCGGAAAAGAACATGCCCACGCCGGACCAATGGCGGGACAAGTTAGGCTTGGAAAAAGATGAGGTGATTCCCATCGGGCGGCTGTGCCGACTTAATTTCATGAAGATCATGGAGCGGCTCAAAGACAAACCGGACGGCAAATACATTGAGGTGACGGCCATCACACCCACGCCTTTGGGAGAAGGCAAGAGCACCACGTCCTTAGGCCTGATGGAAGGTCTGGGAAAGCGCGGCAAGAATGTGGGCGGGTGTTTAAGGCAACCTTCGGGCGGTCCCACCATGAACATCAAGGGCACGGCGGCGGGCGGTGGTAACGCCTTGCTCATTCCCATGACCGAATTTTCCATGGGGCTCACGGGCGACATCAACAACATTGTGAACGCCCACAACCTGGCCATGGTGGCCTTGACGGCGCGCATGCAGCATGAACGCAACTACACGGATGAGCAATTGCAGCGACTGACTCGCATGCGCCGCCTGGACATTGACCCAACACGGGTGGAAATGGGCTGGGTCATCGATTTCTGTGCTCAATCGCTGCGCAATATTGTCATCGGTTTGGGTGGCCGCTACGACGGCTACACTATGCAATCCAAGTTCGGTATCGCTGTGAGCTCGGAGATTATGGCCATTTTGTCCATTGTGAGAGACCTGGCCGACCTTCGCGACAGAATGAGCAAGATCACAGTGGCCTTTGACAAGCGAGGCAATCCCGTCACGACCGGGGATTTGGAAGTGGCTGGGGCCATGACCGCGTGGATGGTCGATTCCATCAATCCGACCCTTTGCAGCACGGCCGAGTACCAGCCGTGTATGGTCCATGCCGGGCCTTTTGCCAACATTGCCGTAGGCCAGTCGTCCATCATCGGGGACCGTGTGGGTCTGAAGCTTTTCGACTACCACGTGACGGAAAGCGGCTTCGGGGCGGATATCGGTTTCGAAAAGTTCTGGAACGTCAAGTGCCGCTTCAGTGGGCTGAAGCCTCATGTGTCCGTGCTGACCACCACCGTGCGTGCCCTCAAGATGCACGGCGGTGGCCCCAAAGTCGTGGCCGGGCTTCCCCTGCCCGAAGAGTACACCAAGGAAGATGTGGCCCTGGTGGAAAAAGGCGTGGCCAACATGGTGCACCATATCAACACGATTCGCAAATCGGGCATGAACCCTGTGGTGTGTATCAATGCGTTCCACACCGACACCAAGGACGAGATCGCCGTGGTGCGCAAGGCCGCGGAAGCAGCTGGAGCTCGCTGCGCGGTCTCGGAGCATTGGCTGAAGGGTGGCGAAGGCGCTCTGGAATTGGCCGATGCGGTCATCGAGGCCTGTGAACAATCGAGCGAGTTCAAGTTCCTCTATCCGTTGGAGATGAAGTTGCGTGATCGCGTGGAACTGATCGCCAAGGAAGTTTACGGCGCCGACGGCGTGGCCTGGCAGCCTGATGCGGAGGCCAAGGCCAAGATGTTGGAATCCGATCCCAAGTACGCCGACTTTGCCACCATGATGGTCAAGACCCATCTGAGCCTCACGCATGATCCCTCGATCAAGGGGGTTCCTAAAGGCTGGGTTCTGCCGATCCGCGATGTGTTGATTTACTCTGGCGCCAAGTTCCTCTGCCCGTGCGCCGGCACCATCAGCCTCATGCCGGGCACTTCGTCCGATCCTGCGTTCCGCCGCGTCGACGTGGACGTCAAGACCGGCAAGGTCACCGGTCTTTTCTAG
- the gyrB gene encoding DNA topoisomerase (ATP-hydrolyzing) subunit B translates to MEQNLERWLDVPQSTVDGAVAEHYTGDRITVLEGLEPVRKRPSMYIGNVSTEGLHQLVYEVVDNSVDEALAGYCDHIQVTVHLDGSVTVEDNGRGIPVDIHEKEGLPAVEVVMTRLHAGGKFDDGVYKVSGGLHGVGVSVVNALSEFLEVEIRREGRVYFQRYERGQTKTPLEQIGETRRRGTRVTFKADPEIFTDTNLSFDILSQRMRELAFLNKGLRIDLIDERTSKEKIFHYEGGLIQFVEYLNRNKEPLHSEVVFIEGKRQDVIIEIALQYNRTYKEKIFTFANNINTREGGSHLVGFKAGLTRSIKQYALQNKVPKADVERMTGDDVREGLSAVVSVKLREPQFEGQTKTKLGNSDVKGMVETLTYEKLSAYFEENPKIIRVILDKVLEAMRAREAARKAKELTRRKGLLSDHSLPGKLADCQERDPEKSEIFIVEGDSAGGSAKQGRDRRFQAVLPLRGKILNVEKARFDKMLENQEIRTMISALGTGIGQDEFDPAKLRYHKIIIMTDADVDGAHIRTLLLTFFFRMMPDLIERGHLYIAQPPLYRVAVGKKELYLKDDVELEAYLMARAAEKHLVYLGHREEPLSADWLVKLRKTHAQYEDWLERLARKGIRRDLLRFLARTLAHEDFVPEDHSSMERLREALEAAGYAVSQIEMEEEQRGYDVEIWQPTNGQEKFRLSYAFLKSVEFRKLVELSKELAVLDDRPYRVVSAGAEMAVQDPETLFQYLKDEAIKGLTVQRYKGLGEMNPEQLWETTMNPESRTLLRVRIDDEYMADELFTTLMGDRVEPRREFIRVNALDFRELDI, encoded by the coding sequence ATGGAGCAAAACCTGGAACGGTGGCTGGACGTGCCTCAGAGCACGGTGGATGGCGCAGTGGCCGAACACTACACGGGAGACCGCATCACGGTTTTGGAAGGGTTGGAGCCTGTGCGCAAGCGCCCTTCCATGTACATCGGCAATGTGTCCACGGAAGGCCTGCACCAGTTGGTCTACGAAGTGGTGGACAACAGCGTTGACGAAGCCTTGGCAGGCTATTGCGATCACATTCAGGTGACGGTGCATCTGGATGGGAGTGTGACCGTGGAGGACAACGGCCGGGGCATTCCTGTGGATATTCACGAAAAGGAAGGCCTGCCTGCGGTGGAAGTGGTCATGACCCGGTTGCATGCCGGAGGTAAGTTCGACGATGGGGTCTATAAGGTCTCTGGAGGCCTTCACGGTGTAGGGGTTTCCGTGGTCAACGCGCTCAGTGAATTCCTGGAGGTGGAAATTCGTCGTGAAGGGCGTGTCTATTTTCAGCGCTATGAACGTGGTCAGACCAAGACGCCCCTGGAACAGATCGGTGAAACGCGCCGACGGGGCACTCGGGTAACCTTTAAGGCCGATCCGGAAATTTTCACCGACACGAATCTGAGCTTTGACATTCTGTCGCAAAGAATGCGCGAATTGGCCTTTCTCAATAAAGGCTTGCGCATCGATCTCATCGATGAACGCACGTCCAAGGAAAAAATTTTTCACTACGAAGGCGGTCTCATTCAGTTCGTGGAATATCTGAACCGCAACAAGGAACCGTTGCATTCGGAAGTGGTTTTCATCGAGGGCAAGCGCCAGGATGTGATCATCGAGATCGCTTTACAATACAACCGTACCTATAAAGAAAAGATTTTTACCTTTGCCAATAACATCAACACGCGGGAAGGCGGCTCTCACCTTGTGGGATTCAAGGCAGGTCTAACCCGCAGTATCAAGCAGTACGCCCTGCAGAACAAGGTGCCCAAGGCGGACGTGGAACGCATGACGGGCGATGACGTTCGTGAAGGCCTTTCGGCGGTGGTAAGTGTCAAGCTTCGTGAGCCGCAGTTTGAAGGCCAAACCAAGACCAAGCTGGGCAACAGTGATGTCAAGGGCATGGTGGAAACCCTGACCTACGAAAAGTTGAGCGCTTACTTTGAGGAAAACCCCAAAATCATTCGGGTGATTTTGGACAAAGTGCTGGAGGCCATGCGGGCCCGGGAAGCGGCTCGAAAGGCCAAAGAGCTGACGCGACGCAAGGGCCTTCTCAGTGATCACTCGCTGCCGGGAAAGCTGGCCGACTGTCAGGAAAGGGATCCGGAAAAGAGTGAAATTTTTATTGTGGAGGGGGATTCTGCCGGAGGTTCGGCTAAGCAGGGGCGGGATCGACGGTTTCAAGCGGTGCTTCCCTTGAGAGGTAAGATTCTCAATGTGGAAAAGGCCCGGTTTGACAAGATGCTGGAAAACCAGGAGATCCGCACCATGATTTCGGCCTTGGGTACCGGTATCGGTCAGGATGAATTCGATCCGGCAAAACTTCGCTACCACAAGATTATCATCATGACCGACGCCGATGTGGATGGCGCCCACATTCGCACGCTGTTGCTTACCTTCTTCTTTCGCATGATGCCTGACCTCATCGAGCGAGGCCACCTCTACATTGCGCAACCGCCTTTGTATCGAGTCGCCGTGGGCAAGAAGGAGCTCTACCTAAAGGACGATGTGGAATTGGAAGCCTATCTGATGGCCCGTGCGGCGGAGAAACACCTCGTGTATTTGGGGCACCGTGAGGAGCCTCTCAGTGCGGATTGGCTTGTGAAACTTCGAAAGACCCATGCGCAGTATGAAGACTGGCTGGAGCGGCTCGCGCGCAAGGGAATTCGCCGCGATCTGCTTCGATTTCTTGCTCGCACTTTGGCCCACGAAGATTTTGTTCCGGAAGACCACTCCAGCATGGAGAGGCTGAGGGAAGCTTTGGAGGCTGCCGGCTACGCCGTATCGCAGATCGAGATGGAAGAGGAGCAGCGAGGTTACGACGTGGAAATTTGGCAGCCCACCAATGGTCAGGAAAAGTTTCGGCTGAGTTACGCGTTTTTGAAATCGGTGGAGTTTCGAAAGCTCGTGGAGCTTTCCAAGGAACTGGCCGTGTTGGATGATCGGCCCTATCGTGTGGTGAGCGCTGGCGCCGAGATGGCCGTGCAGGACCCCGAGACGCTATTTCAGTACCTGAAAGACGAGGCGATCAAGGGCCTCACCGTCCAGCGATACAAAGGCCTTGGAGAAATGAACCCGGAGCAGCTTTGGGAAACGACCATGAACCCCGAAAGCCGCACTTTGCTTCGCGTGCGCATTGACGATGAGTACATGGCCGACGAACTGTTCACCACCCTCATGGGGGATCGAGTGGAGCCGCGCCGGGAATTCATCCGGGTCAACGCCCTGGACTTTCGAGAACTGGACATATGA